The Crocosphaera sp. UHCC 0190 genome has a window encoding:
- a CDS encoding PP2C family protein-serine/threonine phosphatase — MTAVPIPRQPTPKTDTMTRSPKAESTPVFALKELVASLYREQNKIQNLLSSLGFALRSFNNLNQFLELTPLMAARVTDADGSALVLYKTQGQVSLEQLHCQDHQTAQAIRQAITQIIDQTNHQLVPPALPLSLDEQIRQALGTRIRLYSTPILVKNIERGRIYVFSTDPEYIWTQTRRKLLQLVADQTAVAIANNELTVELRSKERQDRELEIASEIQLRLLPRQCPIIQGVELAARCQTANRVGGDYYDFIATNYDQLRQDQEIKKGDPTTCVPWSIVIGDVMGKGVPAGLIMTMTRGMLRAEVLNRHSPAQILQHLNRVMYADLDNSHRFVTLFYSEYNPQTRILSYSNAAHNPPFLWQGTSQTITKLDTEGMLIGLDPDSEYEDGRVQLTPGDIILYYTDGFTDAVNQKGQRFDEENLIRVFEEGCQKYEHPQNILEYLFKEIEAFIGSGNNNSDDMTLVVMQIKSSP, encoded by the coding sequence ATGACTGCCGTGCCTATTCCCCGCCAGCCTACTCCCAAAACAGACACAATGACTCGTAGCCCCAAAGCAGAGTCAACCCCCGTTTTTGCCCTAAAAGAACTGGTTGCCAGCTTATATCGAGAGCAAAATAAAATTCAAAATTTGTTAAGTTCTCTAGGATTTGCCCTACGAAGCTTTAACAACCTTAATCAATTTTTAGAACTGACTCCCTTAATGGCAGCCAGGGTGACAGATGCTGATGGCAGTGCCTTGGTGTTATATAAAACCCAAGGTCAAGTTTCCTTAGAACAATTACATTGCCAAGATCATCAAACCGCCCAAGCCATTAGACAGGCCATTACCCAAATTATTGATCAAACGAATCATCAGCTTGTTCCCCCCGCTTTACCCCTTTCCTTAGATGAACAAATTCGTCAAGCACTGGGAACAAGAATTCGGCTGTATAGTACGCCGATCCTGGTGAAAAATATTGAACGGGGAAGAATTTACGTCTTTAGTACCGATCCAGAATATATCTGGACACAAACTAGACGGAAATTGCTTCAGTTAGTAGCCGATCAAACCGCTGTTGCGATCGCCAATAATGAATTAACCGTAGAACTTCGTTCCAAAGAAAGACAAGATCGAGAACTGGAAATTGCTTCAGAAATTCAATTGCGTTTGTTGCCTCGTCAATGCCCGATCATTCAAGGGGTAGAATTAGCCGCCCGTTGTCAAACCGCCAACCGAGTCGGGGGTGACTATTATGATTTTATTGCCACTAATTACGATCAGCTACGTCAAGATCAAGAAATTAAGAAGGGCGATCCTACTACCTGTGTGCCTTGGAGCATTGTGATCGGTGATGTCATGGGAAAAGGGGTTCCTGCGGGCTTAATTATGACCATGACGAGGGGAATGTTGAGGGCCGAAGTCTTAAACCGTCACTCTCCCGCCCAGATTCTGCAACATCTCAATCGGGTGATGTATGCTGATTTAGACAATTCTCACCGCTTTGTCACTCTCTTTTATTCAGAATATAATCCCCAAACGCGGATTCTCTCCTATAGTAATGCCGCTCATAATCCCCCTTTCTTGTGGCAAGGAACTAGCCAAACCATCACTAAACTGGATACAGAAGGGATGTTAATTGGTTTAGATCCCGATTCTGAGTATGAAGATGGCCGCGTTCAATTAACCCCCGGTGATATCATCCTCTACTATACCGATGGCTTTACCGATGCGGTTAATCAAAAAGGTCAACGCTTTGATGAAGAAAATCTGATACGAGTCTTTGAAGAAGGATGTCAAAAATATGAGCATCCTCAAAACATTCTTGAATATTTATTTAAGGAAATCGAGGCATTTATTGGTTCAGGCAATAATAACAGTGATGACATGACCTTAGTGGTTATGCAGATAAAATCATCGCCCTAA
- the argH gene encoding argininosuccinate lyase: MIEKKTWSDRFEGSLHPAIVEFNASISFDIELIEYDLTGSIAHGKMLAKTGIISEQEAQQLVNGLEQIRQEYRAGNFNPGIDQEDVHFAVERRLTEIVGDVGKKLHTARSRNDQVGTDIRLYLRDQITQIRGYIREFQQVLLNHAQENVETLIPGYTHLQRAQPISLAHYLLAYFQMAQRDWERLGEIYQRTNISPLGCGALAGTTFPIDRHYSAELLGFQEVYGNSLDGVSDRDFAIEFLNAASLIMVHLSRLSEEMILWSSQEFGFISLTDSCATGSSIMPQKKNPDVPELVRGKAGRVFGHLQGMLVLMKGLPLAYNKDLQEDKEAIFDGVKTVKACLEAMTILLGEGIKFRHERLAQAVAEDFSNATDVADYLAARGVPFREAYNLVGKVVKSSLAAGKLLKDLTLEEWQELHPKFEADIYEAIAPKQVVAARNSYGGTGFEQIRQAIERAKTQLEG, translated from the coding sequence GTGATAGAAAAAAAGACTTGGAGCGATCGTTTTGAAGGTAGCTTGCACCCCGCTATTGTTGAATTTAACGCAAGCATTAGCTTTGATATCGAACTGATTGAATACGATTTGACGGGTTCGATCGCTCATGGCAAAATGCTGGCCAAAACAGGTATTATCTCCGAGCAAGAAGCCCAACAATTGGTCAATGGGTTAGAACAAATTCGTCAAGAATACCGCGCCGGTAACTTTAATCCCGGTATTGACCAAGAAGATGTTCATTTTGCCGTTGAGCGACGGTTGACGGAAATTGTTGGGGATGTGGGGAAAAAACTCCATACAGCGCGATCCCGTAACGATCAGGTGGGAACGGATATCCGCCTCTATTTACGGGATCAAATCACCCAAATTCGTGGCTACATTCGGGAATTTCAGCAAGTTTTACTGAATCATGCTCAAGAAAATGTGGAAACTCTGATTCCTGGTTATACTCATCTACAACGGGCCCAACCCATTAGCCTCGCTCATTATCTCTTAGCCTATTTTCAGATGGCACAAAGAGACTGGGAACGATTAGGGGAAATTTATCAGCGTACCAATATATCCCCTTTGGGATGTGGGGCCTTGGCCGGAACCACTTTTCCCATTGATCGCCATTACAGCGCGGAATTATTGGGTTTCCAGGAGGTTTATGGCAATAGTTTAGATGGGGTGAGTGATCGGGATTTTGCCATTGAATTTCTCAATGCGGCCAGTTTAATTATGGTGCATCTCAGTCGCTTGAGTGAGGAGATGATTCTTTGGTCTTCCCAAGAATTCGGGTTTATCAGTTTAACTGATAGTTGTGCCACTGGATCAAGTATTATGCCCCAAAAGAAAAATCCTGATGTTCCTGAGTTAGTAAGGGGCAAAGCGGGGCGTGTTTTTGGACATTTACAGGGGATGTTGGTCTTAATGAAGGGATTACCCCTAGCCTATAATAAAGACCTCCAAGAAGACAAGGAAGCTATCTTTGATGGGGTAAAAACCGTTAAAGCTTGCTTAGAAGCGATGACCATTTTATTAGGAGAAGGGATTAAGTTTCGTCATGAAAGATTAGCCCAAGCAGTAGCCGAAGACTTTTCTAATGCGACGGATGTGGCTGATTATTTAGCAGCAAGAGGAGTTCCTTTCCGTGAGGCTTATAATTTAGTGGGAAAGGTGGTTAAAAGTAGCTTAGCGGCAGGTAAATTACTCAAAGATTTAACCCTGGAAGAGTGGCAGGAATTACATCCTAAATTTGAGGCCGATATTTATGAAGCGATCGCCCCTAAACAGGTGGTAGCTGCCCGTAACAGCTATGGTGGAACGGGGTTTGAGCAAATTCGTCAAGCCATTGAAAGAGCAAAAACTCAACTTGAAGGATAA
- a CDS encoding NUDIX hydrolase — MGQLWRYIKTVMGIIFRHPITGATIIPILPDGRIVLIRRQDTGKWGLPGGIVDWGEDLLTTIPRELKEETGLELVKICRLVGVYSSPNRDPRIHSISVLVEAEVTGIMAAIDKLEVLEVEAFSRDQLPLGNLSHDHDRQLRDYLQGLTVLA; from the coding sequence ATGGGTCAATTGTGGCGATATATTAAGACTGTGATGGGGATTATTTTTCGACATCCCATTACAGGGGCAACTATCATTCCTATCTTACCGGATGGGCGTATTGTTTTGATTCGACGACAAGATACGGGAAAATGGGGACTACCAGGGGGAATTGTTGATTGGGGTGAAGATCTGCTGACGACTATTCCACGAGAGTTAAAAGAAGAAACGGGGTTAGAATTGGTGAAAATTTGTCGGTTGGTTGGGGTTTATTCGTCCCCTAATCGTGATCCGAGAATTCATTCAATTTCTGTTTTAGTAGAAGCGGAAGTGACGGGAATCATGGCAGCAATAGATAAGTTAGAAGTGCTAGAAGTTGAAGCCTTTTCCCGCGATCAATTACCTTTGGGTAATCTTAGCCATGATCATGACCGCCAGTTAAGGGATTATTTACAAGGATTAACAGTTTTGGCTTAA
- the petN gene encoding cytochrome b6-f complex subunit PetN: MDILALGWVSILALFTWSIAMVVWGRNGF, translated from the coding sequence ATGGATATTTTAGCTCTTGGTTGGGTTAGCATTTTAGCCTTATTTACTTGGTCTATTGCTATGGTTGTTTGGGGACGGAACGGCTTCTAG
- a CDS encoding alpha/beta hydrolase translates to MDLHVTIQGQGYPILCLHGHPGSGHSLSVFTDHLSQRFLTISPDLRGYGKSRYQNQFEMLDHLTDLINLLDNQKIEKCLLLGWSLGGILALELVLRYPKRFTGLILIASAARPWSNHPRVTSQALIYAGIAGVLNYFNPGWQWNIETFGKRSLFRYLIGQQTSLAYQYLAKYGVKAYLKTSKQANKALSNALKSGYNRLDDLPQIEIPCLVLAGSEDRHITAISSQETAKKISNSHYICYPDTAHLFPWEIPQQVLTDIDSWLAKNCTISHFSLNS, encoded by the coding sequence ATGGATCTTCACGTTACCATTCAAGGACAAGGTTATCCAATTCTTTGTTTACATGGCCATCCTGGTTCTGGTCATAGTTTATCGGTGTTTACAGACCATCTTTCTCAACGGTTTTTAACCATATCTCCTGATTTAAGGGGTTATGGAAAAAGTCGTTATCAAAATCAGTTTGAAATGTTAGATCATCTCACAGATTTAATCAATTTATTAGATAATCAAAAAATTGAGAAATGTTTGTTATTAGGATGGTCTTTGGGAGGAATTTTAGCCTTAGAATTAGTTTTACGTTACCCGAAAAGGTTTACAGGATTAATTTTAATTGCTTCTGCTGCTCGTCCTTGGAGTAATCATCCTAGGGTAACGTCTCAAGCATTAATTTATGCAGGAATTGCTGGTGTTTTAAATTATTTTAACCCAGGTTGGCAATGGAATATTGAAACTTTTGGTAAGCGATCACTATTTCGTTATTTGATAGGTCAACAGACTTCTTTAGCTTATCAATATTTAGCTAAGTATGGCGTTAAAGCTTATTTAAAAACTTCTAAACAAGCTAATAAAGCTTTATCTAATGCCCTAAAATCTGGTTATAATCGTCTTGACGATTTACCTCAAATTGAGATTCCTTGTTTAGTTTTAGCGGGTTCAGAAGATCGTCATATTACGGCAATATCTAGTCAAGAAACTGCCAAAAAAATCAGCAATTCTCATTATATTTGTTATCCTGATACGGCTCATCTTTTTCCTTGGGAAATTCCTCAACAGGTTCTTACCGATATTGATAGCTGGTTGGCTAAGAATTGTACGATATCTCATTTCAGTTTAAATTCATAA
- the mscL gene encoding large conductance mechanosensitive channel protein MscL, with amino-acid sequence MTRRNRGLLADFQDFIMRGNVIDLALAVIIGGAFGKIINSLVEDIITPVILNPAMKASGVEKLSELSIAGIQYGLFLAAILNFLVIAFCLFLIIRSFEMAKKRLIRQEEAIAEEQVSQIITDQERLITAMERLADTIERQNQSS; translated from the coding sequence ATGACAAGAAGAAATAGAGGTTTATTAGCTGACTTTCAAGACTTTATTATGCGGGGTAATGTCATTGACTTGGCACTAGCTGTTATCATTGGGGGAGCTTTTGGCAAAATTATCAATTCTCTTGTAGAGGATATTATTACACCTGTTATTCTTAATCCAGCGATGAAAGCTAGTGGAGTTGAGAAATTAAGTGAATTGTCAATTGCTGGGATTCAATATGGTTTATTTCTCGCTGCTATTCTCAACTTTTTAGTCATTGCTTTTTGTTTATTTTTGATAATTCGCTCTTTTGAAATGGCGAAAAAAAGATTAATTCGTCAAGAGGAAGCTATTGCAGAAGAACAGGTATCTCAAATCATAACTGATCAAGAAAGATTAATAACAGCAATGGAAAGATTAGCTGACACAATTGAAAGACAAAATCAATCTTCTTAA
- a CDS encoding DUF29 domain-containing protein, which translates to MTSDIVESESQQKNDLYDKDYYLWVQETIKLLQHKKFNAIDLDNLIEEMEDMGRSEKKAVTSNLRILLMHLLKYQYQPEKRTNSWLFTIREHRKRLKEAFKTSPSLKNYYGEVFSECYQDARELATDETGLSIEIFPKTSPFSINNTLDTNYLPDNI; encoded by the coding sequence ATGACATCAGACATTGTAGAATCAGAAAGCCAACAAAAAAATGATTTATATGATAAAGATTATTATTTATGGGTTCAAGAAACCATTAAATTGTTACAGCATAAAAAATTCAATGCAATTGATTTAGATAATTTAATTGAAGAAATGGAAGACATGGGAAGAAGTGAGAAAAAAGCTGTCACCAGTAATTTAAGAATTCTTCTGATGCACCTTCTTAAATATCAATATCAACCAGAAAAACGAACTAATAGCTGGTTATTTACAATTAGAGAACATCGAAAAAGATTAAAAGAAGCATTTAAAACCAGTCCCAGTCTAAAAAACTATTATGGTGAAGTCTTTTCAGAATGTTATCAAGATGCAAGAGAATTAGCTACTGATGAAACAGGGTTATCTATTGAAATTTTCCCAAAAACTTCCCCTTTTAGCATAAATAATACCCTTGATACTAATTATTTACCTGATAATATATAG
- the dndE gene encoding DNA sulfur modification protein DndE, with amino-acid sequence MESPIKQIRLSQTAKEQLIKLKRYTKIEQWNILCRWGFCRSLMEPSIPSPVPIILDSNVEMTWRVFGGEMADILLIALKQRCYQDGLGTEKETLIHQFRLHLHRGIGYLAGDINIKKIENLLELSCEKENG; translated from the coding sequence ATGGAATCTCCCATTAAACAAATACGTCTCTCACAAACGGCAAAAGAGCAACTAATTAAACTCAAAAGATATACTAAAATAGAACAGTGGAATATCTTGTGTCGTTGGGGGTTTTGTCGTTCCTTAATGGAACCTAGTATTCCCTCTCCTGTTCCAATTATTCTGGACAGTAACGTAGAAATGACCTGGCGAGTTTTTGGGGGAGAAATGGCAGATATTTTATTAATCGCTTTGAAACAACGTTGTTATCAAGATGGATTAGGAACCGAGAAAGAAACCCTAATTCATCAATTTAGACTCCATTTACATCGTGGTATTGGCTATCTTGCCGGGGATATTAATATTAAGAAAATTGAGAATTTACTAGAACTTTCTTGTGAAAAAGAGAATGGGTAA
- a CDS encoding DUF6930 domain-containing protein — translation MNNLPQTTKRRLQKIPQIPSVWEGDRRSVAGLRGMSDSKNPPEEECIIWVDGSEGVVRAMDITPTDAGPEAVVRTLLRAMENPHSPAQPARPQKIVVRNRELQFFLRGALQSLDIAIDYVPNLPLIDQLFRSFDEVEQTRPPVLPPDYEPLLLEMARQVEEAAPWDLLADHDIIAVEINRWEVDTIYICVMGMSGQEYGLILYRSLESLKKFRQAALSEKSTNQLEQAFLAQDCWFLNFESEDDFSDEDEHEDDYPFDWEETEEGEEEEMRPQFGSIHPYEGIRPFLDEDEAKIVYYSLQAFLRFFDRNQRALHHDPIGDIQKSYRFSLSSETQEAESISLKVSTLPELTAEFMEMLEEMEDEDDEDDGNVQLPIHDDLIPENAFLSLGMIPWEIIESLQHNPKTYYHSQGAIAKGEGLPVILVQTSRPKAKQMIQTLQDAGDLKAICFNPGEDPWEEMMYDLGILQAGNGSLFIFGEFMEDDPEHTQARKKWERRCQQTGGYCGLIVAMGVTGGSRGNPQLQDMLAVFEAKSLDAEGLAMGVLRLMPQFD, via the coding sequence ATGAATAATTTGCCTCAAACCACAAAACGTCGGCTTCAAAAAATCCCCCAGATTCCTAGTGTCTGGGAAGGCGATCGCCGTTCTGTCGCTGGTCTTCGAGGTATGTCAGATTCAAAAAATCCCCCAGAAGAAGAATGTATTATTTGGGTGGATGGCTCGGAAGGGGTGGTGAGAGCGATGGATATTACCCCCACTGATGCTGGCCCCGAAGCCGTCGTGCGGACCCTATTACGGGCCATGGAAAATCCCCACAGTCCAGCCCAACCAGCCCGCCCCCAAAAAATTGTGGTGCGTAACCGCGAATTACAATTTTTCCTGCGGGGAGCCTTACAAAGTTTGGACATTGCTATTGATTATGTGCCAAATCTCCCCTTAATTGACCAACTGTTTCGTAGTTTTGACGAGGTTGAACAAACTCGCCCCCCAGTGCTTCCCCCAGACTATGAACCGTTACTGCTGGAGATGGCGAGGCAGGTTGAAGAGGCGGCCCCTTGGGATTTGTTGGCTGATCATGACATTATTGCGGTGGAAATCAATCGTTGGGAAGTTGATACCATCTATATTTGTGTGATGGGGATGTCTGGACAAGAATATGGCTTAATCCTCTATCGTTCTCTGGAGTCCCTGAAAAAGTTTCGTCAAGCAGCATTAAGCGAAAAATCAACCAATCAGCTAGAACAAGCTTTTTTAGCACAAGACTGTTGGTTTTTAAATTTTGAATCCGAAGACGACTTCTCTGATGAGGATGAGCATGAGGATGATTATCCCTTTGACTGGGAGGAGACAGAGGAAGGGGAAGAAGAAGAAATGCGGCCTCAATTTGGTAGTATTCATCCTTATGAGGGTATTCGGCCCTTTTTAGATGAGGATGAGGCTAAAATTGTTTATTATTCTCTCCAAGCTTTTCTACGTTTCTTTGATCGCAATCAAAGAGCTTTGCATCATGATCCCATCGGAGACATCCAAAAATCCTATCGTTTTTCTCTCTCCTCAGAAACTCAAGAAGCTGAGTCGATTTCCCTAAAAGTATCAACTCTTCCTGAGTTAACGGCTGAATTTATGGAAATGTTGGAAGAGATGGAGGATGAGGACGATGAAGATGACGGTAACGTTCAATTACCCATCCACGATGATTTAATTCCTGAGAATGCTTTTTTGAGTTTGGGCATGATCCCTTGGGAAATTATTGAAAGTCTACAACATAATCCTAAAACTTATTATCACTCTCAAGGGGCGATCGCTAAAGGGGAAGGACTCCCTGTTATTTTGGTGCAAACCTCTCGACCAAAAGCGAAACAGATGATTCAAACTCTACAAGATGCGGGAGATCTCAAGGCAATTTGTTTTAACCCAGGGGAAGATCCTTGGGAAGAAATGATGTACGATTTAGGGATTTTACAAGCAGGAAACGGTTCCTTATTCATTTTTGGTGAATTTATGGAAGATGATCCCGAACATACCCAAGCTCGTAAAAAATGGGAGCGTCGCTGTCAACAAACGGGGGGCTATTGTGGGTTAATTGTGGCGATGGGAGTAACAGGGGGTTCTCGCGGAAATCCTCAGTTACAGGATATGTTAGCTGTCTTTGAAGCAAAATCTCTCGATGCTGAAGGCTTGGCTATGGGAGTTTTACGTTTAATGCCTCAGTTTGATTAA
- a CDS encoding caspase family protein, with translation MKWDRRTFLQTLLTWGVGQGSLGWLNNRNKLDQYYQTLAEPTHRKLALLVGINDYAEDFDLKGCLTDVERQRELLIYRFGFQPQDILTLTGKQATREGIETAFLEHLVTQAKAGDVVIFHFSGYGNQVKVSPEVALTVTEGQVRGLIPRDGILLNQGTPTTDNILEDTLILLGRSLATEKLTLVLDTSYHPVSPTLPSNLRVRSFPYASLQINPEELAFQTQLKSQLKKNTPKDQALSMPGIVLCAAGNEQVAAEIKGNGFSAGLFTYALTQYLWEVSPASQVNVTLNKTREQIIPLLGEQQQPEKGNNPKQPLFTYYLLPTINQGAEAVINGIEDPSTASVKLTGIQAPILRHYGLNSCFRLLSTPSVVLQLRSREGLKGKVRYLNPEQAPQYPLEVGQLLQETIRCLPRTLGLTVALDQGLQRIERVDATSAFSAITIVSSVITSGEQAADCVLGVKSSSTPPPEGSDSDSTTLEQYGLFLPGGVLLPNTLGKSGEAIKSAVERLHPTLERLLAAKLWGLTLNEGSSQLPWLVTLEGLDPNPQPLVQRQTTRTAGANPSLHLSQEILTAVASEANGLLQVSRGSRLQYRLENRGDKSLYYVIVGIDSRGQAIAYIPPFSAIETEEENMAVIAPDVTKIVPSPASRLTWTVSQTPGWEQILVIASLSPFAQTLKALQKSPGFKANTAQILTLENPLEIAQSLLQDLNAASAVKSELLDTNPDSYALALRTWSTLSFIYQVV, from the coding sequence ATGAAATGGGATCGGCGGACTTTTTTACAGACCTTACTCACCTGGGGGGTCGGTCAAGGGAGCCTGGGATGGCTAAACAACAGAAATAAATTAGACCAATACTATCAAACCCTAGCAGAACCCACCCACCGTAAACTGGCCTTATTGGTAGGAATTAATGATTATGCCGAGGATTTTGACCTCAAAGGATGTCTAACGGATGTCGAACGACAAAGAGAATTATTGATCTATCGCTTTGGGTTTCAACCTCAAGATATTCTTACCTTGACGGGAAAACAGGCCACCCGTGAAGGTATCGAAACCGCCTTTTTAGAACATTTAGTGACCCAAGCTAAAGCCGGAGACGTAGTTATCTTCCACTTTAGCGGCTATGGGAATCAGGTTAAAGTGTCCCCTGAAGTGGCTCTCACTGTCACTGAGGGACAAGTAAGGGGATTGATTCCTAGGGATGGGATACTTTTGAACCAAGGAACCCCGACCACGGATAATATTCTCGAAGACACCTTAATCTTATTAGGGCGATCACTGGCCACAGAAAAACTGACCCTCGTCTTAGACACCAGTTATCATCCTGTCAGCCCAACTCTGCCAAGTAATTTACGGGTGCGTTCCTTCCCCTATGCTAGCCTACAAATTAACCCAGAAGAACTAGCCTTTCAAACTCAACTGAAAAGTCAACTCAAAAAAAATACTCCTAAGGATCAAGCTTTGTCCATGCCTGGTATTGTGCTATGTGCTGCTGGAAATGAGCAAGTCGCCGCCGAAATTAAAGGCAATGGATTTAGTGCGGGCCTATTTACCTACGCCCTTACCCAATACTTGTGGGAAGTCAGCCCCGCCAGTCAAGTCAATGTTACTTTAAACAAAACCAGAGAACAAATTATCCCGCTTCTGGGGGAACAACAACAACCCGAAAAAGGCAACAACCCCAAACAACCTCTCTTTACCTATTACCTACTGCCCACCATTAATCAAGGGGCCGAAGCCGTAATCAATGGCATTGAAGATCCCAGCACTGCCAGCGTAAAACTCACAGGAATACAGGCCCCCATTTTGCGACACTACGGGCTAAATTCCTGTTTCCGCCTTCTGTCTACCCCCTCAGTGGTGTTGCAACTGCGTTCTCGTGAAGGATTAAAAGGCAAAGTCCGTTATCTTAATCCTGAGCAGGCCCCCCAATACCCCCTAGAAGTCGGGCAACTTCTCCAAGAAACCATCCGCTGTTTGCCCCGAACCCTAGGGCTAACTGTTGCTTTAGATCAAGGATTACAGCGAATTGAACGGGTTGATGCGACCAGTGCCTTTTCTGCCATTACCATTGTTTCCTCGGTGATTACTAGCGGAGAACAAGCGGCTGACTGCGTTTTAGGGGTGAAATCCTCATCAACTCCCCCCCCAGAAGGCTCAGACTCAGACTCAACCACCCTAGAACAATATGGCTTATTTCTGCCTGGAGGCGTTCTGCTGCCCAATACTCTTGGCAAGTCAGGAGAAGCCATTAAATCAGCCGTTGAACGGTTACATCCCACCCTGGAACGACTATTAGCTGCGAAATTATGGGGCTTAACCCTCAATGAAGGCTCCTCCCAACTGCCCTGGCTTGTCACCCTGGAAGGGCTTGATCCTAACCCCCAGCCCTTAGTACAACGCCAAACTACCAGAACGGCGGGAGCTAACCCTAGCCTTCATCTATCACAGGAAATTTTGACGGCTGTTGCTTCGGAGGCCAACGGGTTGCTCCAAGTTTCACGGGGCAGCCGTTTACAATATCGTCTCGAAAATCGAGGGGACAAGTCCCTTTATTATGTGATAGTCGGGATCGATAGTCGGGGTCAAGCGATCGCTTATATTCCTCCCTTCAGTGCCATAGAAACAGAAGAAGAAAACATGGCAGTCATTGCCCCTGATGTAACAAAAATCGTTCCCTCCCCCGCCAGCAGATTGACTTGGACAGTTTCGCAAACCCCAGGATGGGAGCAAATTTTAGTGATTGCGTCACTTTCTCCTTTTGCACAAACCCTCAAGGCCTTGCAAAAATCCCCAGGATTTAAAGCCAATACTGCCCAAATTCTGACCTTAGAAAATCCCTTAGAAATTGCTCAATCCTTGTTACAAGACTTAAATGCGGCCAGTGCCGTCAAGAGCGAACTATTAGACACAAACCCCGATAGTTATGCCCTCGCTCTTCGCACTTGGTCAACCTTAAGCTTTATTTATCAAGTGGTTTAA
- the sat gene encoding sulfate adenylyltransferase — translation MNTPIDGIAPHGGQLINRIATPAERQEFLAQGDQLPRITLDERATSDLVMIAIGGFSPLKGFMERADYETVVEQMHLTNGIPWAIPVTLSVSEDVADSLKEGNWVRLDDPEGNFIGVLELTQKYHYNKTHEAVNVYRTDDIKHPGVKVVHEQGAVNLAGPVWLLQRDEHPLFPKYQIDPAQSRQLFKERGWATVVGFQTRNPIHRAHEYIQKCALEIVDGLFLHPLVGATKSDDIPADVRMRCYEIMMDGYFPKDRVILAINPSAMRYAGPREAIFHALIRKNYGCTHFIVGRDHAGVGDYYGTYDAQYIFDEFAPDALGIVPMKFEHAFYCKRTQQMATTKTSPSEKEERIHLSGTKVREMLRRGEMPPPEFSRPEVAAELIKAMQG, via the coding sequence ATGAACACACCAATAGATGGAATTGCACCCCATGGCGGTCAATTAATTAATCGTATCGCCACCCCTGCTGAACGGCAAGAATTTCTAGCCCAAGGGGATCAATTGCCCAGAATTACTCTAGACGAGCGAGCAACCTCTGATCTGGTAATGATCGCCATTGGAGGGTTTAGTCCCCTCAAAGGGTTTATGGAACGGGCCGACTATGAAACCGTAGTCGAACAAATGCACTTGACCAATGGCATACCTTGGGCAATTCCTGTTACCTTATCTGTTAGCGAAGACGTGGCTGACTCCCTTAAAGAAGGGAATTGGGTAAGATTGGATGATCCCGAAGGTAACTTTATTGGAGTTTTAGAATTAACTCAGAAATATCACTACAACAAAACCCACGAAGCTGTTAACGTTTACCGAACCGATGACATCAAACATCCAGGGGTTAAAGTCGTTCATGAGCAAGGGGCAGTTAATTTAGCCGGGCCAGTATGGTTATTACAGCGAGATGAGCATCCCTTATTTCCTAAATATCAAATTGATCCCGCCCAATCTCGGCAATTATTTAAAGAGAGAGGATGGGCAACCGTTGTCGGATTTCAAACCCGTAACCCCATTCATCGGGCCCATGAATATATTCAAAAATGCGCCTTAGAAATCGTTGATGGCCTGTTTTTGCACCCCTTAGTTGGTGCCACCAAAAGCGACGATATTCCGGCTGATGTGCGGATGCGTTGTTATGAAATCATGATGGATGGTTATTTCCCCAAAGATCGGGTAATTTTAGCCATTAATCCCTCAGCCATGCGCTATGCCGGCCCCAGAGAAGCCATTTTTCATGCCCTAATTCGTAAAAATTATGGCTGTACCCACTTTATCGTCGGACGGGATCATGCTGGTGTGGGGGATTATTATGGAACCTACGATGCTCAATATATCTTTGATGAATTTGCCCCAGATGCCTTGGGCATTGTGCCAATGAAGTTTGAACACGCTTTCTATTGTAAACGGACTCAACAAATGGCCACCACCAAAACCAGTCCCAGTGAGAAAGAAGAACGAATTCATCTATCAGGCACCAAAGTCAGGGAAATGCTACGACGGGGAGAAATGCCCCCTCCAGAATTTTCTCGGCCAGAAGTGGCAGCAGAATTGATCAAAGCCATGCAGGGCTAA